From one Mycobacteriales bacterium genomic stretch:
- the mshC gene encoding cysteine--1-D-myo-inosityl 2-amino-2-deoxy-alpha-D-glucopyranoside ligase, which produces MRSWPGPAVPRLPGEGVRLRLFDTARGEVRETAAGPKARMYVCGITPYDATHLGHAVTFLTFDLVHRMWLDAGHEVDYVQNVTDVDDPLLERADRDGEDWTKLAERETELLREDMAALRILPPTFFVGAVEAIPEIVERVVALLDQDAAYRVGDDVYFSVDADPRFGYESSLDADTMWRLSAENGGDPERPGKKNPLDPALWRAAEDGSPSWNSVLGAGRPGWHIECASIALNRLGTRFDVQGGGRDLIFPHHEMTAAHAETLTGEWPFAEHYVHVGMVGLDGEKMSKSRGNLVFVHRLRADNDPAVVRLALLADHYRADHEWSPARVDEAKDRLATWRRAVDLAAAPSALPLLADVRGRLADDLDTPGALSAVDDWVAEALRAGGDDPTAPGLVRDLVDGLLGVAL; this is translated from the coding sequence ATGCGGTCCTGGCCCGGGCCAGCGGTGCCCCGTCTGCCCGGCGAGGGTGTCCGACTGCGTCTGTTCGACACGGCCCGCGGCGAGGTGCGCGAGACCGCCGCGGGGCCGAAGGCACGCATGTATGTCTGCGGCATCACGCCGTACGACGCCACCCACCTCGGGCACGCGGTGACCTTCCTCACCTTCGACCTCGTCCACCGGATGTGGCTCGACGCCGGCCACGAAGTGGACTACGTGCAGAACGTCACCGACGTCGACGACCCGCTGCTGGAACGCGCCGACCGCGACGGCGAGGACTGGACGAAGCTCGCCGAGCGGGAGACCGAGTTGCTGCGGGAGGACATGGCGGCGCTGCGGATCCTGCCGCCGACCTTCTTCGTCGGTGCGGTCGAGGCGATCCCGGAGATCGTCGAGCGGGTCGTCGCCCTGCTCGACCAGGATGCGGCCTACCGGGTGGGCGACGACGTCTACTTCTCGGTCGACGCCGACCCGCGGTTCGGTTACGAGTCCTCGCTCGATGCCGACACGATGTGGCGGCTCTCGGCCGAGAACGGCGGTGATCCGGAGCGTCCGGGCAAGAAGAATCCGCTCGACCCGGCGCTGTGGCGGGCCGCGGAGGACGGGTCGCCGTCCTGGAACAGCGTGCTGGGGGCGGGCCGGCCCGGCTGGCACATCGAGTGCGCGTCCATCGCGCTCAACCGGCTGGGCACCCGTTTCGACGTGCAGGGCGGGGGACGGGATCTGATCTTCCCGCACCACGAGATGACCGCCGCGCACGCGGAGACCCTCACCGGCGAATGGCCGTTCGCCGAGCACTACGTCCACGTCGGCATGGTCGGGCTCGACGGCGAGAAGATGTCGAAGAGCCGCGGGAACCTCGTCTTCGTCCACCGACTCCGGGCGGACAACGACCCCGCCGTGGTCCGCCTCGCTCTGCTGGCCGACCACTACCGCGCCGATCACGAGTGGTCGCCGGCGCGGGTCGACGAGGCGAAGGACCGGCTCGCCACCTGGCGCCGGGCCGTCGATCTCGCCGCGGCGCCGTCCGCCCTTCCCCTGCTCGCGGACGTACGCGGACGCCTCGCCGACGACCTCGATACGCCCGGGGCACTGTCGGCCGTCGACGACTGGGTGGCCGAGGCGCTGCGCGCCGGGGGAGATGACCCGACCGCGCCG